The genomic DNA AAGGCCGGCGTGAAGCGGATTCAGTCTGCGGATATCGCGGTGGGGGCCTAGGCGTTTCGCGTCGTCATTCCGGGGCGGCTCGAAGTGCCGAACCCGGAATCTCGAGATCCTCCGGTGCGCAGTGCGCACTGGAGTTCGATGCTGCGCATCGCCCCGGAATGACAACCCAACTCAGTTCGGCGCGCCGCTCGATTCGTTGTTGTTCGCGGCGGGCGCGGGCTTCGCACCGCCCTTGGCGACGCCGACCAAGGCCGGACGCAGCACGCGATCGCCGATGGTGTAGCCGGCCTGCATGATCTGGACCACGGTGCCAGAGGGCACCGACGGATCGGGCACTTCGTACATCGCCTGGTGGAAATTCGGGTCGAACTTCTGGCCCTGCGGATCGAGCTTCTTCACGCCGTGCTTTTCCAGCGCGTTGAGCAGCGACCGCTCGGTGAGCTCGACGCCCTCGATCAGCGAGATCAGGCCGGGATCCGCCGCGGCGCGAGCCTCGGGTGGAACGGCATCGAGCGCGCGCTGGAGATTGTCGGCGATGTCGAGCACGTCGCGGGCAAAGCCGGTAATGCCGTAGAGGCGGGCGTCGGCGACTTCCTTGGTGGTGCGCTTGCGCAAATTCTCCATCTCGGCCAGCGTCCGCAGCGTGCGATCGCGCGCCTCGGCGACTTCCTTCTGCAGGCTCTCGACCGAGCCTGGCTCGGGATCGTCGGGCATGATGTAGGGCTTCGACACCACGGGCTCGCCAGTCGGCGCGGCCGCGTCTTCGGGTTGCCGGTCTCGATCGGTCATCGGCTCTTATCTCGAACTCGTTTCCAGGGATTGTTGGTCCGGATATCGTGCTTTGAGCCGCGAAAATCAAGCGGCCGTGATCGGATCGAACCCGATCAGCCCCCCAATAGGCGGCTGACGATGCGAGCGGCGTAGTCCACAGTCGGGATCACGCGGGCATAATTCAGCCGCGTCGGCCCGATCACGCCCAGGACACCGACGATGTGGCCGGCGGCATCCCGATAGGGCGAGATGATGGTGGAAGACCCCGACAGCGAAAACAGCTTGTTCTCGCTGCCGATGAAGATACGCACGCCCTCGGCCGTCTCGGCCCGGCCGAGCAGATCGATCACGCCGCGCTTGGTCTCGAGGTCGTCGAACAGCAGGCGGACCCGCTCCAGATCCTCCAGCGCGTGCAAATCCTCCAGCAGATTGGCGTGGCCGCGCACGATGAGCTGGCGGTCCTCGTTCTCGCCGCCGGACCAGCTGGCGATCCCGGCGGAAATCACCTTCTGTGCCAGCTGATCGAGCTCGGCGCGGGCCTCGCCCAACGCCGTCTCGAGCTCGAGCCGCGCTTCCGCCAGGGTCCGGCCGCGGATTCGCGCATTGAGGAAATTGCCGGCTTCGGTGATCGCCGAGGAGGGAACTCCGGGCGGCAGCGTCAGCACCCGGTTCTCGACCTGGCCGTCCTCACCGACGAGGATGACCAGCGCTTTCTCCGGTTCCAGACGGACGAATTCAATGTGCTTCAGCCGCGCATTGGATTTTGGCGTCAGCACCACCGCGGCGGCCCGGGTCAAGCCGGACAGCCGCGTCAGCGCCTGGTCCAGCGCGGCCTCGACCGAGTGGGCCTGACCGACGGATGTGAGCTGGCTCTGGATCGACTGCCGCTCGGCCTCGTTGAGGTCGCCGACCTGCATCAGGGCGTCGACGAAGAAACGCAGGCCGAGTTCCGTCGGCAGCCGGCCGGCGGAGGTGTGCGGCGCATAGATCAGGCCGAGCTGTTCCAGGTCGGCCATGACGTTGCGGACCGAGGCCGGCGACAGCGGCATCGCGATCAGGCGCGAGATATTGCGCGAGCCCACGGGCTCACCGGTCGCGAGATAACTTTCTACAATTTGACGAAAAATGTCGCGGGAACGCTCGTTGAGCTGGGCAAGGCCTGCGCGCGGCGCGATCAGATGGATCGGATCGTGATGGGCCACAGACTGTAACTCCTCTCAGATACTCATAATTTGTCTATCCCCGAGGCGTCTGACAAGCGTGGCGTTTGCGGACCCGGAATCAGGGCAGGAATCGAGAGAGGAATCGAGGGAGAAATCGGGGGATGAATAAGCCCTTGCCGCCCACCCTCACCCCACCTACAAGCACCGCCAACAGCCTTATCCCGTGAATTTTGGAGGATTTCCCATGCGGCCAAGCCGCCGTGCGCCCGATGAATTGCGCCCCGTGACGCTGGAGCGCGGCGTGGTCAAATATGCGGAAGGCTCGTGCCTGGTGAAGTTCGGCGACACCCATGTGCTCGTCACCGCCACGCTGGAAGACCGACTGCCGCCGTGGCTGAAGGGCCAGGGCCGCGGCTGGGTCACCGCCGAATACGGCATGCTGCCGCGCGCAACCTCCGAACGCACCCGCCGCGAGGCCGCCGCCGGCAAGCAGAGCGGCCGTACCGTCGAGATCCAGCGCCTGATCGGCCGCTCGCTCCGCACCATCGTCGACCTCGAAGCACTCGGCGAGCGCCAGATCACGGTCGATTGCGACGTGCTGCAGGCCGACGGCGGCACGCGCACCGCCTCGATCACCGGCGCCTGGGTCGCACTGGCCGATTGCGTCAACTGGATGAAGGCGCGCAACATGATCAAGGCCAATGTCATGCGCGACAACGTCGCCGCGATCTCCTGCGGTATCTATAACGGCACGCCGGTGCTTGATCTCGACTATGCCGAGGATTCGGAAGCCCAGACCGACGCCAATTTCGTCATGACCGGCGATGGCCGCATCATCGAGGTGCAGGGCACCGCGGAACGCGAACCGTTCACGCAGGACGAG from Bradyrhizobium sp. CCBAU 53351 includes the following:
- the grpE gene encoding nucleotide exchange factor GrpE, with amino-acid sequence MTDRDRQPEDAAAPTGEPVVSKPYIMPDDPEPGSVESLQKEVAEARDRTLRTLAEMENLRKRTTKEVADARLYGITGFARDVLDIADNLQRALDAVPPEARAAADPGLISLIEGVELTERSLLNALEKHGVKKLDPQGQKFDPNFHQAMYEVPDPSVPSGTVVQIMQAGYTIGDRVLRPALVGVAKGGAKPAPAANNNESSGAPN
- the hrcA gene encoding heat-inducible transcriptional repressor HrcA — protein: MAHHDPIHLIAPRAGLAQLNERSRDIFRQIVESYLATGEPVGSRNISRLIAMPLSPASVRNVMADLEQLGLIYAPHTSAGRLPTELGLRFFVDALMQVGDLNEAERQSIQSQLTSVGQAHSVEAALDQALTRLSGLTRAAAVVLTPKSNARLKHIEFVRLEPEKALVILVGEDGQVENRVLTLPPGVPSSAITEAGNFLNARIRGRTLAEARLELETALGEARAELDQLAQKVISAGIASWSGGENEDRQLIVRGHANLLEDLHALEDLERVRLLFDDLETKRGVIDLLGRAETAEGVRIFIGSENKLFSLSGSSTIISPYRDAAGHIVGVLGVIGPTRLNYARVIPTVDYAARIVSRLLGG
- the rph gene encoding ribonuclease PH, giving the protein MRPSRRAPDELRPVTLERGVVKYAEGSCLVKFGDTHVLVTATLEDRLPPWLKGQGRGWVTAEYGMLPRATSERTRREAAAGKQSGRTVEIQRLIGRSLRTIVDLEALGERQITVDCDVLQADGGTRTASITGAWVALADCVNWMKARNMIKANVMRDNVAAISCGIYNGTPVLDLDYAEDSEAQTDANFVMTGDGRIIEVQGTAEREPFTQDEFLKLMALAQKGIARLVDLQKLAVA